The following nucleotide sequence is from bacterium.
CGCGCTTTATTGCGTCCGCACACAAGTTCATCGCGTCGTATCCCAAAACCGCCATCGCGTCGGGCACCGCGTTGTAGCGCGCCTTGTATTTTGAAACGAACGCCTGGACGGTCGGATTGGGATCATCCGCCGAGAAGTGTGTCGTGAAGAACGCGCCTTCTATCGCGTCGCCGGCTATTTCGACCAGTTTTGGCGAGTCGAAACCGTCGCCTCCGACAATTGTTTGTGTTATTCCAATTTCGCGCGCCTGGGAAGCTATCTTGCCGACTTCGCTGTAATAGCCCGGTACGACCAGCACGTCAAATTTGCTTGCGTGAATCTGCGAAAGATGGGCTCTAAAATCGTTGTCCACCTTGGCGTCGTAGGTTCGTTCCGCGGCAATCGTTCCACCAAGCTCTGCAAAGGTCTTTTTGACGCGTTCATATATTCCTTTGGAATAGTCCGAGCCGTTGTCGTAAAGAATTGCTATCCGCTCCGCCTTCAAATCCTCGCGGCAAAACTTTGCAATCGCATCGCCCTGAAAATCGTCAATGAAGCACGTCCGGAATGTGTACTTTTTGGTTGTGCCGTCGCCCGCGAGCGTAAGATCTGTCCTGGTGGACGCCGGTGTAACTTGCGGGACATGCTTGTCTTCGGCTATCGCGCTGATCGCGATGGAATTTGTTGAAGCAACAGCTCCGATCATCAGCGGAACCTTATCTATATCTACCTGCTTCTTTGCGGCATTCGCCGCATCGGTTCCCTTGCCCTGGTTATCATCCTGAATCAGAATGATATCCTTCCCCAGAACCGGCTTCGGACCCATTTCCTCAAGAGCAAGTTTGATTCCATTAAGGCACGACTGGCCGAAAGTCGCCGTGTCGCCCGTAAGCTCAAGGTTCACGCCGATTTTGATGCCCTCGGCGTCGCCGTGAAGCTTGGCAGTGCCATCCGCGCCGCCGCCTTCATCCTCGGCCGGAGGCGGATTGCATCCGGCCAGCAACGCGGCAAGAACGACCGAAATCAACCCATAAACGCATTTCCTCATGAGCAACCTCCCCAAAGCCTGGCGCGGGCCAAAGCGGCCGGCGCCTTGACACGAAAGTATACACCACAATACAATTCAGGCAAGGCCGAAGTGGCGGAATGGCAGACGCGCTAGACTCAAAATCTAGTGTCCTCACGGGCGTGTGGGTTCGACTCCCACCTTCGGCATTAAACCGTTTTTTAATGCATACTTCGCGGTTTCAGGCGCTATAATCGCCTCGATGCATCCAAAATCCTTCGGAAAATCCACCCTGGACGAGCGGATAAAACGGATGTCGCTCGATTTCGAGGGATTTCATAACCTGATGCATCATAGGGTTATGGATGTCCTTCTGGTGGCAAGCCTGTACGACTCTTATATTCTAGAGGGCGAAGGGCATCTCTCCGAACTCCTCCTATCCGAATTCCTTGAACTCAACCTGCGGTTTTCACCCAGATTCCATCGCGCAGGTTCCGCGGAGGAAGCGCTTCGGGCGCTTGATGGGCGCAATTACGATCTGGTTGTCACGATGCCAAGGATTCAAGATCGCGGCATCACGGATTTGGCGAAGGAAATCAAGAAAATGCATCGGGGTCTGCCGATTGTACTCCTGGCGCACAATTCGCGTGAAATCGATCGTTTAAAGGAACTTCCAGGCTCGTCGGCCATTGACCATGTTTTCCTTTGGCAAGGTGATTTGAAGG
It contains:
- a CDS encoding ABC transporter substrate-binding protein; protein product: MRKCVYGLISVVLAALLAGCNPPPAEDEGGGADGTAKLHGDAEGIKIGVNLELTGDTATFGQSCLNGIKLALEEMGPKPVLGKDIILIQDDNQGKGTDAANAAKKQVDIDKVPLMIGAVASTNSIAISAIAEDKHVPQVTPASTRTDLTLAGDGTTKKYTFRTCFIDDFQGDAIAKFCREDLKAERIAILYDNGSDYSKGIYERVKKTFAELGGTIAAERTYDAKVDNDFRAHLSQIHASKFDVLVVPGYYSEVGKIASQAREIGITQTIVGGDGFDSPKLVEIAGDAIEGAFFTTHFSADDPNPTVQAFVSKYKARYNAVPDAMAVLGYDAMNLCADAIKRAGAADPEAITKALGETKNFPGVTGNITINDKHNAVKDVVVLQVKEGKFAMYKTIPAESPAPAATDSNEPVEMSDAAEQGESHGA